The following DNA comes from Chryseobacterium gallinarum.
ACAGGTGCCACAGGAAAAGACCTGGTTAATCAGTTATTGAATGATAAAGATTTTGACGAAGTTGATATTTTTGTCAGAAGACCTGTTGACATTGAAAACGAAAGACTTAAGGTTCATATTGTTAATTTTGAAAAACCTGAAGAATGGAAGAATATGGTAAAAGGTGATGTTGCATTTTCCTGTTTGGGAACGACTTTAAAGGATGCCGGAAGTAAAGAAGCCCAGAAAAAGGTGGACTTTGATTATCAATATGAGTTTGCAAAGGCCGCCAAAGAAAATAATGTTGAAGATTATATTCTTGTTTCCGCCTATGGGGCCAATCCGAAATCCAAAATTTTCTATTCAAAAATGAAAGGAGAGCTGGAGGAAGCGGTAAAACAACTTCATTTTAATAAAATTACCATTTTCAAACCGGGGATGCTGGAACGAAGAAATTCTGAAAGAACCGGTGAAGTATTAGGCAGCCGGATTATAAAGTTTGCCAACAAATTCGGCTTGCTGGAGAGCCAAAAACCCTTGCCTACTGATGTTCTGGCTAAAGCAATGATCAATTCTTCCAAAATAAAAAGCAACGGCTATTCCAGTATTAAGCTGGGAAATATTTTCTGCTTTGCAGATAAAGTCATTGAGCAATAGTTAAGTAAGTCACGGCTAACCTATTCTGATTCTAGAGTTTTTCCTTGCAGCTTGTTTTCAAAAAATAAAAAAGTGGATCCAGGGGAATCCACTTCGAACTTATAAATTTCTTGTGATGTTATTTCAGATGTTTTGTAATTGCCTCGCTTGTCGGCTTGGTAGTACTTACATACGTATCAATCAGTTTTCCGTTTTCATCGATCAGGAATTTCGTAAAGTTCCAAAGGATCGTGGTATTTTTTACTCCGTTTAATTCCTGTTCTGTTAAATATTTAAAGATAGGTGCCATATCATCCCCTTTTACAGAAACTTTTGCGGCCATTGGAAATGTGACTCCATAATTTTTCTGGCAGAATGCTCCGATTTCAGTATTGGTTCCCGGCTCCTGCCCTCCAAAATTATTGGCTGGAAATCCTACCACTACCAGTTTATCTTTATACTGCTCATATACTTTTTCAAGATCTGCATACTGTGGAGTAAAACCACATTCTGAAGCAGTGTTGACAATAAGGATTTTCTTCCCTTTAAAGTCTGCAAAGTTGATTTCTTTACCATCCAGGCTTTCCACTTTGAAGTCGTATATCGTTTTTCCCATAAGTTCTTTGGTTTTAGCTTTAGAAATTTCGCTTTTTTGATTGGTGCAGCTCTGCAAAAATGCCATAAAGGAGAGCAGCAGTAAAAAAATCTTTTTCATTTCTTATTAATTTATTTGCCGGTTACAGCAGTTGGATTAAAACTTAAAAATATTGGCCGGAAAAACTTTATTCACCTCTATTTTATTGAGCAGCATGACATAGTCACCGTCCTTTTTGGAGCTTGAAGATTCTATCCTGAAAGGCATTGTAAGGTTACCCACTTTTTTATAGTCTGAGTAAATTACCGTTTCGTCTTTTTTCACTTCCTTTAGCAACATATACGTTTTTGCATCAAAATAATACATGTTCTTATTGACGTTTTTGGTAAGTTCCACTTTATGGCAATAGATCTCTCCTACTTTTTCTTTTCCGAGATATCTGGCATCAAATCCCTTGTTTTCCCAGTCGATAAAATCATTATCAAAGCTTTCCGGTACATACTCCGGATATTCCTGAAGTTTATTGGCAGCGTAGTTCATTGCATACCCTTTAGTTCCGTCAAAACCTTCAATAGCAGTATCTTTCCCGTTGATCGTAATGATCGTTTTGGTGAAGTTCGGGCGTTGCTGGTAAATTTTTATAGGATATTCATCTTTGATTCCCAACACTACTTTTCCCTGCAGCAATACTGAATTTAAAAGCTTCCAATTCGTTAATCCTCCGGATAGCTCAATGTTTTTGTCTATGATCTCTTTTGCCGTCTGGGCAAAAGCATAATGCGAAAATATCAGGCTAAATACTAAAAGTAACTTCTTCATTAATTTTATTTATAAATTCAAATATAAGGGGATTTAAGCGAAATAACAAAAGGTTAAGAAAGCAGAGAAAGCGGAAAGACAAACCTGTAAATCAGCGATTCACTTTTTGCTTTCATTTTCAAATCAACTTTCTGGCTTTTTCAAGGTCTTCAGGAGTATCAATACCTACTCCTACAAAGTTGGTTTCTATCATTTTAATTTTCATGCCATATTCGAGATAACGGATACATTCTATTTTTTCAGAAATTTCCAATGGTTTCATTTCCAACTTGGAGAACTGCAGCAAGGCTTCTTTTCTGAAAGCATACACCCCGATATGTTTGAAATAGCTTATATCGTAAGATACCTCCCTGTGAAAAGGAATCACGGAACGACTGAAATACAGGGCAAAACCATTATTGTCCGTAATGACTTTTACATTATTGGGATTTTCTATTTCTTCTTTTTCAGACAGCTTTATTTTTAGGGAAGCCAGGGAAATTTCCTGTTGATCATCTGCTTTGAAAACGTCGATCAATTGTTGCAGAGGTTCCAGTTTAAGGAACGGTTCATCTCCCTGAACGTTGATCACGATATCACAGTCGATATTTTGTACGGCTTCAGCAATACGGTCACTTCCGGTCTCATGTTGTCCTGTCATAACAGCTTTCCCTCCATTTTTTTCGATTTCTTCAAAAATAATTCCGGAATCTGTAGCTACAAACACTTCATCAAACAAACCTGTTTCCACCACATTCTGATAGGTAGTGGTAATAACGGTCTTCTCTCCCAGAGTCTGCATTAATTTCCCCGGAAAACGGCTCGCTTCATAACGGGCAGGGATCACAGCAATTATTTTCATTCAGTAAAATGTTAATTAAGTTTTTTTTAAAATCGCCATTCCGTTTTGCAAGGAATAATAAGGCTTATCTCAGACCAAAAATAGTGAAAACTATTTACTTTGTTCTATAAAATATAGTATTCTGTCCAGGCGTCCAGCAATCTTTTCTGTCTTCAAAAAGAAAAACTCCCACACTTTTAATGCAAATGTGAGAATTGTATAAATTTTAAATGAGTGAAAATTAAAAAGAAAGCTTTACGCCTACCATATTGTACTCCCATTGCCGGGAAGCTGTAAGGTCAAATTTATATTTTGTTTTTCCTATAGTACCTTCTGAAGATGTATACCTGCTTTTTGAGATGGTTTTCCCGATAAAATATCCCATCAATAAAGCCAATGGATAGTCTGAAGCCCAGTGTACTTTACTTTGCATCATTTGAAAACACAATGCCCCGGCCAAGGTATATCCCACAGGTTTTATCCATTTGGCATCCGGGTAATTGTCTGCAATAACGGTGATACCGGCCATAAAGGTTGTTAAATGTCCTGACGGCATTGCATCATAATTCGACGTATTTTTACTGAATGCGGAAAAACTTGGGAAAGGATTCCAGGCTCCGCCTTTATGTCCATATTCTTCTGCAATAAACGGGCTTTCTCTTCCGGTAATTCGTTTAATGGTTTGAGTAAAAACTCCTGAGAGAATTAAGCTTTCCATCAATCCGCTTGCTGTAGCCTGTGCCCTGTAATCATTTTTGATCAATCCGTAAGTACCAAAACCGATTCCAAGCAATACCAGTGTGGAACCGTTTCCTATCAAATATAAGGTTGAACCGATATCTTTGGGTATTTTAAAAACTCCACCGAGCTTTGTATAATTATTATCCTTGTCCATACCCCATCTTTCCCCCAATTCTCTTGAATTATCTATCAGTTTTTGATCAAAAGGCAAAAGAATTAACGTAGAAACTACTGCTCCCCCTAAATAATAAGCATGGTCTTTCGCTACAAAATCTTTATTGGTATCAATAAAATTTCTGGGTAATTTGGTGACAAAATCCAATAGTCTGGGCTTAGGATAGGTCCGGACAGAGCCGTCTTTAAGTGTATAAGTTTGTACTTTAAGGACTTCTTTTTGTAATTCTTTCACCTTTAATGTATCCTGCTCCTGTGCGGAGAGCCATAGAGATACTGGTAAAAGCAGAAATTTCAATTTTTTCATCTTTGTTATTTTCAACCCTGTTTATCTTAACTTATGAAATCCCAAAGGTAATTCCTGTCAGATTATACTACAAATATTTATTTAATTTTAATTTTTATTTAATTTTCTTATAAAAGTTAACTTGTTACTGGTCTATATATTTAACGAAAAGAATAATTCCGTAAATCCAAGAAACGTATAAAAAAGAATATAAAAAGCCATATGAGAAGCTTTTTAATATATTTCCTTTACATTTTCCGGAGTTTTTAAATACCAACCTCAAAGCTCTGAAGAAAATCCAATACAGCATAGCAGCTAAAAACAAAACTGCAGACCAGAAAAAAAGTCCAAGAAAAGATAATAGAAACGCAAGCAGAAAGGAAAATATAATCCATAAAACAATAGAAATTATTATACCTCCTATTCCTTCTCCAACATCTGGTAAGCCCAAGTCAAAATTATCCAAAGTTCCTGAAAATCCCGGCGCTTTTTTCATCCTTTCTGCCGTTACAATATTTCCTAAATTATCTTTCAATTTTAATCCGTTGTAAAGGCTTAGACTGATAAATAAAAAGAATACTATTGCTAGAATAGATGTTGATACAATAGAATTTTGAAATAAAGATCGGTGAGAATCTATTCCCGATAACCATACACTCAGAATTACTAAACCAATAATGACTAATGTTGAATAGAATAGAAATTTAGTATAGATAGGTGGTTTTCCTGGAAGTTTCATAACATTTGTCTACTATATAAAGTTCGACTTCACTCTGCGCAACAATGCTAATTCATTATGATTTTAGCGCTGTCATGCTGAGCGAAGTCGAAACATGTATTTATTCAAATTATTTTAAATTATTCAAAGCGTTTTCCAGTTTCGGAAGCATCACTTTGATCTCGTCGATGGCAAGACCTCCTACTGACGCACGGAACCAAGGCTCTGATTTTTCTTCTCCGAATGCAGAGAAAGGAACCAAGGCAACCCCAGCTTCATTAATCAGATAAAATACCAGGTCTGATGAGTTTTCAATTACAGCTCCGTCAGGTTTAGTTTTTCCGATATAATCCAGTTTGATGGTAAGATAAAGTGCTCCCATCGGTTCGATACTGTCTATGGATAATCCTTTTCCTTTCAAATCCTGAATGCCTCCGTGAAGAACTTTTAAGCTTTCTTCCAGTTTAGCTTTAAAATCAGCTACGAATGTATTTACATTTTCAGGATTCTCATAGAATTTTGCAGTAGCTTCTTGTTCAGGCTTCGGTGCCCAGGCTCCTACGTGGGTAAGAAGCGCTTTCATTTTATCGATAATGTGGGCCGGCCCGAATCCCCATCCTACACGTACTCCTGTTGCTGCAAGACATTTTGAGATACCATCGATGTAGATGGTATATTCTTTCATTTCAGGGAAAAGGGAAACCGGATCTACGTGCTCTGCACCAAAAGTAAGGTTAGAATAAATCTGGTCATACATTAAGTATAACGGTTTTTCATCCGCTCTTCTTTTTTTGTTTTCAGCAATTACCAATTCACAGATTTCTGAAAGCTGCTCTTTGGTGAACATTGTTCCTGTTGGGTTTAGTGGAGAACACAAAGCCAATAGAACGGCTCCATCCAAATGAGGTTTTAAATCATCTGCTGTTGGAAGGAAATTGGTTTCCGGCTTTGTTTTTACCTCTACAGCATTCGCAGAAGTAAGGTAAGCATAATGATTATTGTTCCAGGATGGAGTTGGGTATACAACTTTATCTCCTTCATCTACGATAGTTTTGTATACAGCATAGATCAAAGGTCTTGATCCTGCGGTAATTAAAATATCATTAGGAGCATAATCCAGGTTCCATCTGTTTTTCAGATCTTTGGAAACCTCTTTTCTTAAAGATAAAAGTCCGTTGGCAGGTGGGTAATTTGTCAGATTATTCTGATAGGCTTTCTGAATCTCTTCCTTCAGCAATGCCGGGATAGGATAGATATTAGAATTCAGGTCACCAATAGTAAGATTGGCAATTTCTGCACCCTTTGCTTTTAGATCGTTTACTTCGTTACCAATTTTTACAATTTCAGAACCAATCAGGTTCGCCGCTAATTTTGAAACTTTCACTTTATTTCTTATTTAAAATTTACTATTATTACTCTACACGGATTCTCTCATGTATTTGATCTACCGGCATCTGTGCATCAAAAAGGGCTATTAGTTCTTTTGCTTTTTTTGCCGTATTGGAATTCGGATATTTTTTGATAATCCTATTGAATTCCGCCCTGTTTTCATCGTATAGTTTTCCGGTCCCTTTGTCGAAATCTATTTGGTAGGTTGGCGTATTATCCATTCCCAGAAGATAATCGATCAGGTACATATTATACCCTTCCTTTACCGTTTTCATCAACTTACTTTTAGGATATTTGTTGATGAAATTTTCCCAGAACATCAACCTATTTCCCAATTCTTCCCAAGAGATCATCAAACCGGCATCTGCTGCATAATTGGTCTCGCTTTCTTTGTCATTCTGCATAATATAAGCCTCATAATCCGGTGTCACTTTATTCTTAAAAACAGATGAATAATATCCCGGAACCGTCCAGATTTCAGTCATCCCTTCTCCTACTTCCCTGAATTCGAGACCTGCTTTTTTAAATTCGGCTGCGAGTTTTTTCACATTATCCGGAAGATTGTATCGTTCTTTTTCTGCATCATAATAATTGACATATTTGTCTAAAATGTCAGCATGCAAAGAACTTAGGCATTCTGTATATTTTTCTCTTATTTTTAGAAAGTCTTCATACGTTTTATCATTCTGTTCCAGACTGTTTCCTGCAATCTCCTTATCTGTTTTAGTACGATACCATTGAAGGGAGTTTATATAATCCTCCGTTTTATTGGCAGGAGAACAGGCTGTATCAATTGGTTTATACAGATCTTCTTTGGTTTCGTTTTTGGCAATTGAGTCATTTGCTGGTTTTACATCAGAAACTGTAACTTCCTTTTTACAGGAAACTACAGCTGCAAACAGTATACAAACTGTTATAATATTTTTTATCATCTGCTATCCGGTGATTAATCCAGTTTTAAATCTGTTTTAACCGCTCCAATTTTAGCTTCCAATGATTTCAATTTATCCTTAAAGTCAGCTTCAGAAGTGATGGCATCTTTTACGGAAACATAAAACTTAATTTTGGGCTCTGTTCCTGAAGGTCTTACACATACTTTTGTTCCATCCTGAGTATAGTATATCAATACATTAGACTTTGGAATATCAGCCATTATCTTTTTCTCATTCGTAGAAACGGTAAAGCTTGTCTGCTCTTTAAAATCCTTGATTTCTTCTACCGGAGAACCTGCCAATTCTTTTGGAGGATTTTCGCGGAAGTTTTTCATCATACTCTGGATTTCTTCTGCTCCTTCTCTTCCTTTTCTTACAATATTGATTAATCCTTCATAATACATTCCAAGATCTTTGTAGATCTCAATCATGTACTGATACATTGTTTTTCCGTTAGCCTTGCACCATGCAGCAATTTCACAAGCCAAGAGAATACTTCCGCAAGAGTCTTTATCACGAACAAAATCTCCTGTCATAAATCCGAAACTTTCTTCTCCACCGCATACGAATTTTTGTGTTCCTTCTGCTTCACGGATCATTTTCCCAATCCATTTGAATCCTGTAAGACCTACCTTACATTCTACTCCGAATTTTTGAGCAATATCATAGAAGATATCAGATGTTACAATCGTAGAACCAATAAACTCTTTTCCTGTAATTCTTCCCTGCTTTCTCCATTCGTTCAAAATGTAATAAGTAAGGATGGTATTGGTTTGGTTACCGTTCAGTAACTGCATTTCACCTTCAAGGTTTCTTACAGCAATTCCCAATCTGTCACCATCCGGATCTGTTCCAATCACGATATCAGCATTGGTTATTCTTGCAAGATCCAACGCCATTTCCAACGCTGCCGGTTCTTCCGGATTTGGAGAATCTACCGTTGGGAAGTTTCCACTTGGGATCATTTGCTCTTTTACCAGATCAATCTTTTTAAACCCGGCTTTTTCTAAAGCTTTTGGAATGGTTGTATAGGTAGTTCCGTGGATGGATGTGAAAACAATATTTAAGTTTTCTTTTCCTACATTCTGATAGGTAGAATTTTCAATGCAGGCATCGATGTACACATCATCCTGCTCCTCTCCGATCCATTCGATCAGATCATCATTTCCGTTAAACTTAATTTCATCGAATTTTACAGAATATACTTCCTTGATGATCGCTTCATCGTTGGGTGGTACGATCTGTGCCCCGTCATTCCAATAAACTTTGTAACCGTTATATTCAGGTGGGTTGTGAGAGGCTGTTAATACAATTCCTCCGTTACATTTTTTATCACGAACAGTGAAAGACAGTTCCGGAGTGGGTCTGTGGTCTTTGAAAAGCAATACTTTAATTCCGTTTGCTGTCAAAACATCGGCAACCAATTTTCCGAATTCTTTTGAATTATTACGAACATCATAAGCGATAGCGACTTTGATTTCTTCTCCCTTGAACTGCTGCAGCATATAATTGGCAAGTCCCTGGGTGGCCTGTCCCAATGTATATTTGTTTAAGCGATTGGTTCCTACTCCCATGATACCGCGCATTCCTCCTGTTCCGAACTCAAGTTCTCTGTAAAAAGAATCTTCGAGGTCAGGTGAATTGCTGTCAATTAATAATTGTACGGCATCTCTTGTTTCTTTATCGAATGTTTCATGTAGCCAAAGTTTTGCTTTTTCTAATGTTGTCATATTTATGTTTGTTTTTTAAGCTGGAAGAAGGAAGCTGGAGGCTGGAAGATGTTTCTGTGCCGAGCTTCAGAATTCTGCTTTTTTTTATTATTCTGTTTTGTTTTTAAGCTGGAAGATCGAAGCTGGGAGATGGAAGTTTTCTCTTTTCCCAGTTTCAAGCTTTCTGCCTTTGTTTTTATATTTTGTTTTTAGGTTAAAAGAGGAAAAAGTATGGTAAACTAAAAGTTCTCCCGACTTCTGGCTTCCTTCTTCCAGCCTACTAATCCAGTTTCTTATTTTCAACTTTTGCCGTTTTCTCTACCTTAAACGCTCTGATCGGATCGTTATAATAGATAAATTTGGCAGTATTCTGAATATTTCCTTTCAAAGAATCTTTAACATTGACCTCTGCATAATTTCCGTTTTTAGAATCAATATTCAGGTTGGTGATTTTCCAGTAGGGAGCAATTAAACTTGCTGTGTCTGAAATCTTTATTACGGCTTCTTTCGTTAATCCCAAAAAATTGGCTCTACTTCTGTTCTGCATCTCCACTTCTGCTCTTCTGGTGTTTACAGATCCCATGAAACTTGCATTGTTTTTCATATTGAGTCTGAAATTATCTGTTTTAATTTCACTCGAAATATTCATTTCCACGGAATCGGAAACTGCTACTTTTTCTAGGTTATATTTTGAATAAATGGTCACGTTATAAAAATCCACTCCTTTTGTTCCTCTCTTTTCTTTAATGAAAAGTGTTTTATCTTTTACATCAACGTCAAGGTTATTTGCTATGTTGGGATACGTCTCAATTTCCACAAAATTTTTCGGGCCCCTGGCATAAAATACACGGAATTTACCATTCAGATCCAGATTAACAAACTCTGAAACATCCACATCTTTCTTTTCAATATTTCCTTTTGGAGAAACCTTACCACAGGAAATAACCGCCACCAGCATTAATGTGTATACTATTTTTTTCATATTTAATTTTAAATATTCTATTATCATTCTGATGATTAAACATAATCATTCGTATCGAAAATCCTCAAAGCCATTTTACATCTGATCCAGAGAATTCCCAACTCTATTATGTAACAAAAATAGGATTAAAATTTTTAAAAAACTTTGTCTTTTGACAATAAAATACCTGATAATTTTCAATTTTTTTACTTTTCAGGGAGAAGTTAATTTTCTTTTTTGTCCTATTCTTATAAAATCAGAGGTTGAAATTTTAACCCATTAAAAATAAAAGCCAGTAATTTCTACTTACAGGCATTCCATAAAAGAAAAAACATCTCAAAAAGCATTACTTTTTGAGATGTTTTATAATATATATTGATATCATTTAATAACTATTTTCCGCCGAAGCAGAATAAATTGCTAGTGCTACCAAAATAACAACAATAATAATTCCAATAATTAAAGGTTTCCATATGGGTTTCTTTGGATATTCCGGTTCGTTGGGAAAATATTTCGGAACAAAATAATCGGATAATAATATCCCTCCTGCAAACCCGCAAACATAAGCCAGAGCACTGATGGGTTTATCCGGAATATTAACTATAATACCTGTCAATATGGTTATTACAATAGAAACTCCTAAAACAGTATAAGCTTCTTTCTTCTTATCGACATCCAATAGGTTTTGAAACAATAAAACACCTCCGAAAAGCGTAGAAAGAAAAATAGAAAATCCTAAAATTGATTTTTTAGAATAAATTTTGGGTAATTTTTCTTCCATTATATCACTTCATCAATATTATAGTTCTTATGCTCACGGTTGGTTCTGATAATCATTTCTCCTAAGAATCCGGCAACAAATAATAAGGTTCCCATGATCATCATCGTTAAAGCAATATAGAACCAAGGGTTATTGGTAATCAAGTGTCCATAAATCCCTCTGGCTACATCAATCAGTTTGGATACTCCCAACCAAAGGGCTGAAAGAAAACCGAAGATAAACATTAAGGTTCCTACTGCTCCAAAAAAATGCATGGGCCTTCCTCCAAACCGGCTTACAAACCAAAGCGTTACCAGATCTAAAAAACCTCTGATAAATCTTTCTGTTCCGAATTTTGAAGTTCCGTAAGGCCTTGCCTGATGCTGTACTTCTTTTTCAGTAATTCTTCTGAATCCTGCATTGGCAGCCAATACCGGGATATAACGGTGCATATCCCCGTATACATCAACGGATTTTACGACTTGTTTTTTGTAGGCTTTCAAACCACAATTGAAATCGTGAAGATATACTCCCGAAACTTTTCTGGCAGCAGCGTTGAATAATTTTGACGGTATATTTTTTGTCATCACATTATCAAAACGCTTCTTTTTCCAACCGGAAACGATATCGTAATTTTCATTAACAACCATATTGTAGAGTTCAGGAATCTCTTCCGGGAAGTCCTGTAAATCTGCATCCATGGTGATTACCACATCTCCGTTCGTTCTTGCAAAAGCGGCGTGAAGTGCCTGTGATTTCCCGTAATTTCTGGAAAATTTAATAGCGTGGATCTGAGGATACTGTACTTTCATATTCTCAATAATACTCCACGACAAATCCGTACTTCCATCATCTACAAACCAGATTTCATAAGATAAATTATTGGTTTTGCAAACGTTATCAATTCTTGAAAAAAGCTCTTCCAAAGAGTCTTCCTCGTTCAGTAACGGAATAACTATAGATAAATTCATTTAATTTTTAATAAAATTAGGCTTGATTGGCTTCTTCGGGCTGATAAACACTTCTCGTTCTGAAAAATGCTCCGAAAAACACCGACAAAACTACGTAAAATATAAGAATTGCTGCAAAATATCCTGAAAAATGACTTGCCGTAAGCATATCTTTTCCTTTCACAGCTTCAGGAGTAAAGCTTTGCAACCTTTCTTTGTATTTTTGATCCAGCTCATCAATATCTTTCTGATGTTTTAAAATTTTTCTTGCCGAAGTATATTCTGTATCCAGTTCTGATTTTTGTCTTTGAACATATTGATAGTTCAATAGGCTTTTGGCAGCCGGATCCACAAAGTTTAGAAAAGCATAAATACTGAAAATGGAAAGAATTCCCCCTATGAACATCGGAATAAATGCCCTCTTGAAAGCTTCTTTAAACTTTACAACTCTATGGTTATTCCAATATGATTTAACAGACCAGAAAGCAGCACCCGCATATAAAACAGGTAAAATAAAAGCATTGGCTTTCAGTGAGATATCAAAATAATTGATTCCTGAAAAAAAAGTGTATACTACAAAAAAAACGATCATTGTAGCGATAAATAGTATAATTCCTAGTGTTGATGGACTTTTCGTCATGTTTAAATTTTTAGAAAAAAGTGAAAAATTATTCCTCTAAATGTCAGCTGCTTAGCTCTACCACTGCATTTTTTCGACAAATTTTCTTTAATAATGTTTTGAAGTTTACAAATATTTCCTACCTTTGCAACGGCAAGTCCTAAACAACCAGCTCCTGAGAATCCTCCAGGGTGGGAACGCAGCAAAGGTAATCGGTCGTAGCGGTGTGATTTAGGTAGCTTGCCATTTTTTTTTGGTTTAAAGTGAGAAGAGAGGTAATTGGATAATTATCTTTTTTTGTTTTTAATACCTTACGCACTATTTTCATTGTTGATTTTTAAAATTACCTCCTTTCTTTTATTGATTAAAATTCGAATGTCTCGCCCAGTTTCGGTAAAACAAGTTCTACATTTTTATCTGCAAAATGCTTTAATGCACTTTCGTGGTTGATCTCGATTGCAGGGAATGTATCAAAATGACACCCGATTACTTTTGGCGTTTTTAAAAGTTCCGCAGCCGCAAAAGATGCTTTTCTCGGGCACATGGTGTAGTGACTACCGATAGGAAGAATAGAAAGGTCGATATTCCCGTATAATCTTGGGAATAGTTCCATATCTGCCATTACCCCTGTGTCTCCTGCCAAATAGATGTTTTTACCTTCAGGAAGCCTGAAAATATACCCTACAGGAACCCCTCCGTAGCTTCCATCCGGGAAAGAGCTTGTATGGTGAGCCGGAACCATGGAAATTTTAA
Coding sequences within:
- a CDS encoding glycosyltransferase family 2 protein, producing the protein MNLSIVIPLLNEEDSLEELFSRIDNVCKTNNLSYEIWFVDDGSTDLSWSIIENMKVQYPQIHAIKFSRNYGKSQALHAAFARTNGDVVITMDADLQDFPEEIPELYNMVVNENYDIVSGWKKKRFDNVMTKNIPSKLFNAAARKVSGVYLHDFNCGLKAYKKQVVKSVDVYGDMHRYIPVLAANAGFRRITEKEVQHQARPYGTSKFGTERFIRGFLDLVTLWFVSRFGGRPMHFFGAVGTLMFIFGFLSALWLGVSKLIDVARGIYGHLITNNPWFYIALTMMIMGTLLFVAGFLGEMIIRTNREHKNYNIDEVI
- a CDS encoding NAD(P)H-binding protein, translated to MKALVIGATGATGKDLVNQLLNDKDFDEVDIFVRRPVDIENERLKVHIVNFEKPEEWKNMVKGDVAFSCLGTTLKDAGSKEAQKKVDFDYQYEFAKAAKENNVEDYILVSAYGANPKSKIFYSKMKGELEEAVKQLHFNKITIFKPGMLERRNSERTGEVLGSRIIKFANKFGLLESQKPLPTDVLAKAMINSSKIKSNGYSSIKLGNIFCFADKVIEQ
- a CDS encoding glutathione peroxidase codes for the protein MKKIFLLLLSFMAFLQSCTNQKSEISKAKTKELMGKTIYDFKVESLDGKEINFADFKGKKILIVNTASECGFTPQYADLEKVYEQYKDKLVVVGFPANNFGGQEPGTNTEIGAFCQKNYGVTFPMAAKVSVKGDDMAPIFKYLTEQELNGVKNTTILWNFTKFLIDENGKLIDTYVSTTKPTSEAITKHLK
- a CDS encoding phosphatase PAP2 family protein gives rise to the protein MKKLKFLLLPVSLWLSAQEQDTLKVKELQKEVLKVQTYTLKDGSVRTYPKPRLLDFVTKLPRNFIDTNKDFVAKDHAYYLGGAVVSTLILLPFDQKLIDNSRELGERWGMDKDNNYTKLGGVFKIPKDIGSTLYLIGNGSTLVLLGIGFGTYGLIKNDYRAQATASGLMESLILSGVFTQTIKRITGRESPFIAEEYGHKGGAWNPFPSFSAFSKNTSNYDAMPSGHLTTFMAGITVIADNYPDAKWIKPVGYTLAGALCFQMMQSKVHWASDYPLALLMGYFIGKTISKSRYTSSEGTIGKTKYKFDLTASRQWEYNMVGVKLSF
- a CDS encoding pyridoxal phosphate-dependent aminotransferase; its protein translation is MKVSKLAANLIGSEIVKIGNEVNDLKAKGAEIANLTIGDLNSNIYPIPALLKEEIQKAYQNNLTNYPPANGLLSLRKEVSKDLKNRWNLDYAPNDILITAGSRPLIYAVYKTIVDEGDKVVYPTPSWNNNHYAYLTSANAVEVKTKPETNFLPTADDLKPHLDGAVLLALCSPLNPTGTMFTKEQLSEICELVIAENKKRRADEKPLYLMYDQIYSNLTFGAEHVDPVSLFPEMKEYTIYIDGISKCLAATGVRVGWGFGPAHIIDKMKALLTHVGAWAPKPEQEATAKFYENPENVNTFVADFKAKLEESLKVLHGGIQDLKGKGLSIDSIEPMGALYLTIKLDYIGKTKPDGAVIENSSDLVFYLINEAGVALVPFSAFGEEKSEPWFRASVGGLAIDEIKVMLPKLENALNNLK
- the kdsB gene encoding 3-deoxy-manno-octulosonate cytidylyltransferase, giving the protein MKIIAVIPARYEASRFPGKLMQTLGEKTVITTTYQNVVETGLFDEVFVATDSGIIFEEIEKNGGKAVMTGQHETGSDRIAEAVQNIDCDIVINVQGDEPFLKLEPLQQLIDVFKADDQQEISLASLKIKLSEKEEIENPNNVKVITDNNGFALYFSRSVIPFHREVSYDISYFKHIGVYAFRKEALLQFSKLEMKPLEISEKIECIRYLEYGMKIKMIETNFVGVGIDTPEDLEKARKLI
- a CDS encoding phospho-sugar mutase produces the protein MTTLEKAKLWLHETFDKETRDAVQLLIDSNSPDLEDSFYRELEFGTGGMRGIMGVGTNRLNKYTLGQATQGLANYMLQQFKGEEIKVAIAYDVRNNSKEFGKLVADVLTANGIKVLLFKDHRPTPELSFTVRDKKCNGGIVLTASHNPPEYNGYKVYWNDGAQIVPPNDEAIIKEVYSVKFDEIKFNGNDDLIEWIGEEQDDVYIDACIENSTYQNVGKENLNIVFTSIHGTTYTTIPKALEKAGFKKIDLVKEQMIPSGNFPTVDSPNPEEPAALEMALDLARITNADIVIGTDPDGDRLGIAVRNLEGEMQLLNGNQTNTILTYYILNEWRKQGRITGKEFIGSTIVTSDIFYDIAQKFGVECKVGLTGFKWIGKMIREAEGTQKFVCGGEESFGFMTGDFVRDKDSCGSILLACEIAAWCKANGKTMYQYMIEIYKDLGMYYEGLINIVRKGREGAEEIQSMMKNFRENPPKELAGSPVEEIKDFKEQTSFTVSTNEKKIMADIPKSNVLIYYTQDGTKVCVRPSGTEPKIKFYVSVKDAITSEADFKDKLKSLEAKIGAVKTDLKLD
- a CDS encoding GIN domain-containing protein codes for the protein MKKIVYTLMLVAVISCGKVSPKGNIEKKDVDVSEFVNLDLNGKFRVFYARGPKNFVEIETYPNIANNLDVDVKDKTLFIKEKRGTKGVDFYNVTIYSKYNLEKVAVSDSVEMNISSEIKTDNFRLNMKNNASFMGSVNTRRAEVEMQNRSRANFLGLTKEAVIKISDTASLIAPYWKITNLNIDSKNGNYAEVNVKDSLKGNIQNTAKFIYYNDPIRAFKVEKTAKVENKKLD